From a region of the uncultured Desulfatiglans sp. genome:
- a CDS encoding putative Calcium/calmodulin-dependent protein kinase (Evidence 3 : Putative function from multiple computational evidences; Product type e : enzyme): MRYGRFEVQRELGRGSMGVVYLAYDPDLDRLVAVKVLREDRLVSEDFVERFLREARAMGRLSPHPHIVTVFDVGRDHGTVYIAMEYLEGEALSDLMRRRRFSLDEIVDLGVQVAETLDYAHRKGIVHRDIKPSNIIVMPGGGVKITDFGIAHIEDPSIQYRTQAGEILGTPVYMSPEQVIGQRVDGRSDLYSLGVILYELAVGARPFRGENLAAIFRAITQDDPVDPVAENPAVPAVLGTLILRALQKPAEARFQTGAEMAAALEASLKAPVPPPVPPVEPPVFAASTPPSGRAPSEGPVREGFGGAVQRKGIGRPTPLLIVLVALVLGAAGVLGYHLLKQEPVPQEKQGVVEQVPSVEETTPEQVPPQARLVVESFPEGAQVFVDQSYRGETPLGLDLPAGTYEVLVEKKGFHTWEAQLTLAEARETPLSVRLLPEEEGQP; this comes from the coding sequence TCCAGCGGGAGTTGGGGCGGGGTTCGATGGGGGTGGTTTACCTGGCCTATGATCCCGATCTCGATCGGCTGGTGGCCGTGAAGGTCCTGCGCGAGGACCGGCTGGTCAGCGAGGATTTCGTGGAGCGCTTCCTCCGTGAGGCCCGGGCCATGGGGCGGCTGTCGCCGCATCCCCATATCGTGACGGTCTTCGATGTGGGGCGGGACCACGGCACGGTCTATATCGCGATGGAGTACCTCGAGGGCGAGGCCCTGAGCGATCTGATGCGCCGGCGCCGCTTCTCTCTGGACGAGATCGTGGACCTGGGGGTCCAGGTGGCCGAGACGCTCGATTATGCCCATCGCAAGGGAATCGTCCACCGGGACATCAAACCCTCCAACATCATCGTCATGCCGGGGGGGGGCGTCAAGATCACCGATTTCGGCATCGCCCACATCGAAGACCCTTCCATTCAGTATCGGACCCAGGCAGGCGAGATCCTCGGCACCCCTGTCTACATGTCCCCGGAGCAGGTCATCGGGCAGCGGGTCGACGGCCGCTCCGACCTCTATTCCCTGGGCGTCATCCTCTATGAGCTGGCGGTGGGGGCCCGGCCTTTCAGGGGGGAGAACCTGGCCGCCATCTTCAGGGCGATTACGCAGGACGACCCCGTGGACCCCGTTGCCGAGAACCCGGCGGTCCCTGCGGTGCTGGGGACGCTCATCCTGCGGGCCCTGCAGAAACCGGCCGAAGCGCGGTTCCAGACCGGCGCGGAGATGGCGGCCGCCCTCGAGGCAAGCCTGAAGGCTCCGGTCCCGCCGCCTGTTCCCCCTGTCGAACCTCCGGTGTTTGCGGCTTCCACCCCGCCTTCCGGCCGTGCGCCTTCCGAGGGTCCGGTTCGGGAAGGTTTCGGCGGGGCGGTGCAGCGCAAAGGGATAGGGCGCCCGACGCCGCTTCTGATCGTGTTGGTCGCCCTGGTTCTCGGTGCAGCGGGGGTCCTGGGGTATCATCTTCTCAAACAGGAACCGGTTCCGCAAGAGAAGCAGGGGGTCGTCGAGCAGGTCCCTTCGGTCGAGGAGACGACTCCTGAACAGGTGCCGCCCCAGGCGCGCCTGGTGGTGGAAAGCTTCCCGGAAGGGGCCCAGGTCTTCGTCGATCAATCCTATCGGGGAGAGACCCCTCTCGGTCTCGATCTCCCGGCGGGGACCTACGAGGTCCTCGTCGAGAAGAAGGGCTTCCACACCTGGGAGGCCCAGCTGACGCTCGCCGAGGCGCGAGAGACTCCGCTCTCCGTGCGGCTCCTGCCGGAGGAAGAAGGACAACCTTGA